The following proteins are encoded in a genomic region of Flammeovirga pectinis:
- the cobA gene encoding uroporphyrinogen-III C-methyltransferase, producing MTKTIQPELTLVGAGIGDPDLITMKGIKALRRADVVLYDALVCEELLEYAPQAKKIYVGKRVGQHSFKQEEINRLIVSNAFGGGHVVRLKGGDPFVFGRGHEEMVYAQEHGIRVNLVPGISSSVAAPALQGIPVTRRGDSQSFWVITGTTKEGEVSKDIALAAQSSATVIILMGTKKIDQIMDSFKAAGKEDTPVAIIQHASTPHERIGLGKVHTIADIMREKDLGSPAVIVVGEVVKHHAQYPKALSEVVAKATVTV from the coding sequence ATGACAAAGACAATACAACCAGAGTTAACCCTTGTAGGGGCTGGAATCGGCGATCCCGATTTAATCACAATGAAAGGCATTAAAGCTTTAAGAAGAGCAGATGTTGTTTTATATGATGCCCTTGTATGTGAGGAATTGTTAGAGTATGCACCTCAGGCAAAAAAAATCTATGTGGGTAAAAGAGTGGGACAACATTCTTTTAAACAAGAAGAAATTAATCGTCTGATTGTATCTAATGCATTTGGTGGAGGTCACGTTGTGCGTTTAAAAGGTGGTGATCCTTTTGTTTTTGGTAGAGGACATGAAGAAATGGTCTATGCACAAGAACATGGGATTAGAGTTAATTTAGTACCAGGTATTAGTAGTTCTGTTGCAGCACCTGCTTTACAAGGTATTCCGGTAACACGTAGGGGTGACAGCCAAAGTTTTTGGGTGATTACTGGAACAACTAAAGAAGGCGAGGTGTCTAAAGATATTGCTTTGGCAGCACAATCTTCTGCTACCGTTATCATATTAATGGGAACAAAGAAGATTGATCAGATTATGGACAGTTTCAAAGCGGCAGGGAAAGAAGATACTCCTGTAGCTATTATTCAACACGCTTCTACTCCTCATGAGCGTATTGGATTAGGAAAAGTACATACTATAGCTGACATAATGCGTGAAAAAGACTTAGGTTCTCCTGCTGTAATTGTAGTAGGAGAAGTTGTTAAGCACCATGCTCAATATCCTAAAGCATTATCAGAAGTAGTGGCAAAAGCTACTGTAACAGTCTAA
- a CDS encoding precorrin-2 dehydrogenase/sirohydrochlorin ferrochelatase family protein, translated as MFPIFIKMSEISTLIVGGGNVGHEKLAAILKNSPNAVVTVVSTTFGEELLDLAKDFPSVTLVERPFEMSDLDNHHIVLCATDSYELHVDIQKECNKRKMLVNVADTPPLCDFYLGSVVSKGDLKIGISTNGKSPTLAKRMREFLEDALPSETQQLLDNLKGIRDSLKGDFADKVKQLNDITQQVFDKKE; from the coding sequence ATGTTTCCTATTTTTATTAAAATGTCTGAAATCTCCACATTAATTGTTGGTGGAGGAAATGTAGGGCACGAAAAATTAGCTGCAATCTTAAAAAATAGTCCAAATGCTGTAGTAACAGTAGTCTCTACAACTTTTGGAGAAGAGCTTTTAGATTTAGCAAAAGATTTTCCATCGGTAACACTTGTAGAAAGACCGTTTGAAATGTCAGATTTAGATAATCATCACATTGTATTATGTGCAACTGATAGTTATGAGTTGCATGTTGATATACAAAAGGAATGTAACAAACGTAAGATGCTCGTTAATGTTGCTGATACTCCTCCTTTATGTGATTTCTATTTAGGTTCAGTTGTATCTAAAGGAGATTTAAAGATTGGTATTTCTACAAATGGAAAATCTCCAACTTTAGCAAAAAGAATGAGGGAGTTTTTAGAAGATGCTTTACCTAGTGAAACTCAACAACTATTAGATAATTTAAAAGGAATTAGAGATAGTTTAAAAGGAGATTTTGCTGATAAAGTGAAACAATTAAATGATATCACTCAGCAAGTGTTTGATAAAAAAGAATAA
- a CDS encoding polysaccharide deacetylase family protein, whose translation MKLTISFLVLFYIPLMIRAQSSTIYESKKFSYPNGKKKAVILSYDDGLKQDIHLIKLLDKYHIKGTFNLNSGLMGSTAPWLNDLIGQEGNYIKSSDIKSIYRRHEVAVHTVNHPALNTINKEAEIINEVIGDAKYLSDLVDYKVKSMAYPFGAYNDFVIKTLTTSEITNARTVISTYSFDLPDSLLVWHPTSHHSNALPSIKEYISLVPTNPTVYVLWGHSWEFDQGKPDNNWEMMKRICQEVGRKDDIWYVGAAEYVDYILAIQNSTIENGEIINNSSIPIWVTKEGKSIKIK comes from the coding sequence ATGAAGTTAACGATCTCTTTTTTAGTATTATTCTATATCCCTCTAATGATTAGAGCTCAATCTTCTACTATTTACGAGAGCAAGAAATTCTCCTACCCAAATGGTAAAAAGAAAGCTGTGATTTTAAGTTATGACGATGGCCTAAAACAGGATATACATCTAATTAAATTACTTGATAAATACCATATTAAAGGTACATTTAATCTAAATTCTGGATTGATGGGAAGTACTGCTCCATGGTTAAACGACTTAATTGGTCAGGAAGGAAATTATATAAAATCATCTGACATAAAAAGTATTTATCGTCGCCACGAGGTTGCTGTTCATACCGTAAACCACCCCGCACTAAATACAATTAATAAAGAAGCTGAAATTATTAATGAAGTAATTGGTGATGCAAAATATTTATCTGATTTGGTTGACTATAAAGTAAAAAGTATGGCCTACCCCTTTGGAGCTTACAATGATTTTGTAATCAAAACTCTTACTACATCAGAAATAACAAATGCGAGAACAGTAATAAGTACTTACTCCTTTGATTTACCCGATAGCTTACTTGTATGGCATCCAACATCACATCATTCTAATGCACTACCATCTATTAAGGAGTACATTTCGTTAGTTCCTACCAATCCTACAGTTTATGTACTTTGGGGACACAGTTGGGAATTTGATCAGGGTAAACCAGATAACAATTGGGAAATGATGAAAAGAATTTGTCAAGAGGTAGGTAGAAAAGATGATATTTGGTATGTAGGAGCAGCAGAATATGTGGATTATATATTAGCTATTCAGAATAGTACAATTGAAAACGGAGAAATAATAAATAATAGTTCAATTCCTATTTGGGTTACAAAAGAAGGAAAATCAATAAAAATAAAATAA
- a CDS encoding alpha/beta fold hydrolase, protein MAIDLFEKYTDNVSQFMEIDGMKVHYKVEGEGFPIVLLHGTFASLHTWDRWTDTLKKKYKVIRLDLPGFALTGPRPDKSYSVEIYLDFLDRFLKRLEINKFYLAGSSLGGWIAWEYAYRFKEKVRRLILLDAAGFNDKQSIPLLYKLVQNPIIKEFKLFHGFAEYVKAPKTFIEFFLKNAYGDANRLEPTTTTRYHELFARKGNKEAFLNLANSGVTDNSSSLKDLDTPTLIIWGEKDHWIPLANAYKFQFSLPNSELIIYEGVGHIAMEEIPDKSVKDSIKFLENKAFDSGTKVKTTTLCDKFSDNIRVGEIGLQSITEKDSFHGSVLCIKTNNRKVIFDRIEEENGKGKVLVIEWIADTDNAVIDDELVFALMHQEWEGIITNGNYRNTEEICKLRTGIMANKAYPRKAIAPTEDNLIEIHYHAAVSGIEFVDGHFVYVDKDGLVSSKKNLIDWENK, encoded by the coding sequence ATGGCTATTGATCTATTTGAAAAATATACAGATAACGTTTCTCAATTTATGGAAATTGATGGAATGAAAGTTCATTATAAAGTAGAAGGAGAAGGTTTCCCGATTGTTTTGCTTCACGGAACTTTCGCCTCTTTACATACTTGGGATAGATGGACAGATACATTAAAGAAAAAATATAAGGTTATTCGCTTAGATCTACCTGGTTTCGCTTTAACTGGACCAAGACCTGATAAAAGTTATTCCGTAGAAATCTATTTAGATTTTCTAGATCGTTTTTTGAAACGCTTAGAAATTAATAAGTTTTATTTGGCAGGATCGTCATTAGGAGGATGGATAGCTTGGGAATACGCCTACCGTTTTAAAGAAAAAGTTAGGAGATTAATCTTGTTAGACGCTGCCGGTTTTAACGACAAACAATCTATTCCTCTACTTTACAAATTGGTTCAAAATCCTATAATAAAAGAATTTAAACTTTTTCATGGCTTTGCAGAATATGTAAAAGCACCTAAAACATTTATTGAATTTTTCTTAAAGAATGCCTACGGTGATGCAAATAGATTAGAGCCTACAACAACAACACGTTATCACGAACTATTTGCACGAAAAGGAAATAAAGAAGCTTTTTTAAATCTTGCTAATAGTGGTGTAACTGATAATTCCTCTAGTTTAAAAGATTTAGACACGCCAACTTTAATCATTTGGGGAGAAAAAGATCATTGGATTCCATTAGCTAATGCCTATAAATTTCAATTCAGTCTACCCAATTCAGAATTGATTATTTATGAAGGTGTGGGACATATTGCAATGGAAGAAATTCCTGATAAATCAGTTAAAGACTCTATTAAATTTTTAGAAAATAAAGCCTTTGATAGCGGTACAAAAGTTAAAACAACTACCCTTTGTGATAAATTTTCTGATAACATACGAGTTGGAGAAATTGGGCTTCAATCTATCACTGAAAAAGATTCTTTTCATGGAAGTGTTCTTTGTATAAAAACGAACAATAGAAAAGTTATTTTTGACAGAATTGAAGAAGAAAATGGAAAAGGGAAAGTACTTGTTATTGAATGGATAGCTGATACAGATAATGCCGTTATTGATGATGAACTCGTTTTTGCTTTAATGCACCAAGAATGGGAAGGAATAATTACAAATGGAAACTACAGAAACACAGAAGAAATTTGTAAACTTAGAACTGGAATTATGGCAAACAAGGCATACCCGAGGAAAGCTATTGCTCCGACTGAAGATAATTTAATAGAAATACATTATCATGCAGCAGTTTCAGGAATTGAATTTGTAGACGGCCACTTTGTTTATGTTGATAAAGATGGTTTGGTTAGTAGTAAAAAGAACCTTATCGATTGGGAAAATAAATAA
- a CDS encoding BamA/TamA family outer membrane protein, with protein MAYNLYRKLTGIFFLFLFLFTQIQGLAQDQDTLTQQVKVKAYVPIVIGDSVYKFQKDTVLYLPSNLFNHDSSLILKSDFFYKNLQDKLQKNRITKEISNLLLVKNRNQTSTRQDSINLLTNGMCFENRIVRSIKIVRMPPFGSDVKHPYPRGKENRVEKYANGVHSKTKEKVISKNIIFNIGDAINHTDLSESERLLRALPFIKDAEIYACDVDGMQLDIYIFTQDQWTIGVDGNFNGTNDFELGLYDNNFIGTGQYVYLAAVVKTDEPDPYGYAFKYKFQNVYGTFVDLEVNIENNYLQNLWNIKMYKDFVTSSTKWAGEVDLENNRTRYGYTTSDSAYLDIDSTQRFWEELEYSYASSWVGRSFQLNKEKNRNITISGGVAKLSVLERPEQVSADTLYAYQNKSQYLGSVTFNERNYRKLSYLQGFGRTEDVPNGWLFSVTSGTEINEFLGLRPYLGFNTEIGQFTPWGFFRIQGEFGSFIVDKYKQETFHLQFNYFSNLLAVNDNFLRFFLDIDLLSGTDRVPGDYLFFDQSDLYTDFQIRRNSKKGTQRLRIKQENVWFTKWFFYGFKFAVFQNFQFGMLNDKEGVSISHDNFFSSIGAGIRTRNENLVFNTFALEIQYYPNANFNNSAVEISLSTEIDLPLQDFKPMKPNVIPFQ; from the coding sequence ATGGCCTATAACCTTTACCGAAAATTAACCGGTATTTTTTTTCTTTTCCTGTTCTTATTTACTCAAATACAAGGACTTGCTCAAGATCAAGATACTTTAACTCAACAAGTTAAGGTTAAGGCGTATGTACCTATAGTAATAGGAGATTCTGTTTATAAATTTCAAAAAGATACCGTTCTTTATCTCCCTAGCAATCTCTTCAACCATGATTCTTCACTAATTCTAAAATCTGATTTCTTTTATAAAAATCTCCAAGATAAGCTACAAAAGAATAGAATCACCAAAGAAATTTCTAATTTATTGCTTGTAAAAAATAGAAATCAAACAAGTACTAGACAGGATAGTATTAATTTACTTACTAATGGAATGTGTTTTGAAAACAGAATTGTTCGAAGTATTAAAATTGTACGAATGCCCCCTTTTGGGTCAGATGTAAAACACCCATACCCTCGTGGTAAAGAAAATAGAGTAGAAAAATATGCAAATGGTGTTCACTCAAAAACAAAAGAAAAAGTTATCTCTAAAAATATAATTTTTAATATTGGTGATGCTATAAACCATACAGACCTCTCTGAAAGTGAGCGTTTACTACGTGCACTACCTTTTATTAAAGATGCTGAAATATACGCTTGTGATGTTGATGGTATGCAATTAGACATTTACATTTTCACGCAAGATCAGTGGACTATTGGTGTAGATGGTAATTTTAATGGCACTAACGATTTTGAATTAGGACTTTATGACAACAACTTTATTGGTACAGGCCAATACGTATACTTAGCCGCAGTAGTTAAGACAGATGAACCTGACCCATATGGTTATGCATTTAAATACAAATTCCAAAACGTTTACGGTACTTTTGTAGACTTAGAAGTTAATATTGAGAATAATTACTTACAGAATCTATGGAACATAAAAATGTACAAAGATTTTGTTACTTCTAGTACTAAATGGGCTGGTGAAGTTGATTTAGAAAATAATAGAACAAGGTATGGATATACTACTTCTGATTCTGCATATCTTGATATTGATAGTACACAAAGATTTTGGGAAGAATTAGAATATTCTTACGCAAGCTCTTGGGTGGGTAGATCTTTTCAATTAAATAAAGAAAAAAATAGAAACATAACTATAAGTGGTGGAGTAGCAAAACTAAGTGTATTAGAAAGACCTGAACAAGTAAGTGCTGATACATTATACGCCTACCAAAACAAATCACAATATTTAGGTTCTGTTACGTTTAACGAAAGAAATTACAGAAAATTAAGTTACTTACAAGGTTTTGGACGTACAGAAGATGTTCCAAATGGGTGGCTATTTTCTGTAACTTCTGGTACTGAAATTAATGAGTTTCTTGGCCTTAGACCTTATCTAGGGTTCAATACAGAAATAGGACAATTTACTCCTTGGGGGTTCTTTAGAATACAAGGAGAATTTGGTTCTTTTATAGTTGACAAATACAAACAAGAGACTTTTCATCTTCAGTTTAATTACTTTTCAAACCTTCTTGCCGTTAATGATAACTTCTTACGTTTCTTTCTCGATATAGACCTATTATCTGGTACTGATAGAGTACCTGGAGATTATTTATTTTTTGATCAAAGTGATCTTTATACTGATTTTCAGATAAGAAGAAATTCTAAAAAAGGGACGCAAAGGTTACGCATAAAACAGGAAAATGTATGGTTTACAAAATGGTTTTTTTATGGGTTTAAGTTTGCTGTTTTTCAAAATTTTCAATTTGGTATGTTAAATGATAAAGAAGGAGTTTCTATCTCTCATGATAACTTCTTTTCTTCTATAGGTGCTGGTATCAGAACAAGAAATGAGAACTTAGTATTTAATACATTTGCTTTGGAAATTCAATACTACCCTAATGCTAATTTTAATAACTCTGCTGTAGAAATCTCGTTATCTACAGAAATTGATTTACCATTACAAGATTTCAAACCTATGAAACCAAATGTAATACCGTTTCAATAA
- a CDS encoding SRPBCC family protein translates to MIRYFSLGVLTVIALFFGIGMLLPSGYLVNQKVYINAPQKEVFEYIDNLHKWNDWAFKLEEEGSRLSPQYLGPDEGEGATHTWMSYDGSNAKLQITASNPFDEIDLQMITNDGDFVSDIKFTIEGSEKGTIVTWIEKGDFGFQPSTRVIAFISNYQERVSNQYASALEELKVAVEKKE, encoded by the coding sequence ATGATTAGATATTTTTCTCTTGGTGTTTTAACAGTTATCGCCTTATTTTTTGGCATAGGAATGTTATTACCGTCAGGTTATTTAGTAAATCAGAAGGTATATATAAATGCACCTCAAAAAGAAGTCTTTGAGTATATTGATAACTTACATAAATGGAATGATTGGGCATTTAAATTAGAAGAAGAGGGTAGTCGGTTGTCTCCTCAATATCTAGGCCCAGATGAGGGAGAAGGTGCAACACACACTTGGATGAGTTATGATGGTTCTAATGCAAAGTTACAAATAACCGCATCCAACCCGTTTGACGAAATTGATTTACAGATGATTACTAATGATGGGGATTTTGTATCAGATATAAAATTTACGATTGAAGGATCTGAAAAAGGTACCATAGTTACTTGGATTGAGAAAGGAGATTTTGGTTTTCAACCTTCTACAAGGGTGATTGCTTTTATTTCTAATTACCAAGAACGAGTAAGCAATCAATACGCTTCTGCATTAGAAGAATTGAAAGTAGCCGTTGAGAAAAAGGAATAA
- the pgeF gene encoding peptidoglycan editing factor PgeF, with translation MKIPTLQFHQLEKYKDKIHHFVTTRSGGVSQPPFDTLNLGNIIHDKPEDVLQNRAIVKENLVCDRLFIADQKHTNKIYSITEKNVEAYKKLQNPFPASDGMLTDVKNIGLLTLAADCTPILFFDPVKNVIGAVHSGWKGTALKILTEAIQQMGTDFNCSPHTIIISFGPFIKKETYEIGIDVINIFKEAYPIDYNSIICTHPNPQKAYLDIEAAQLNQCKTCGILSKNIEFMPFNTFTDNRFFSARGDGPEQTGRFGGAIVLK, from the coding sequence ATGAAGATTCCTACTTTACAATTTCATCAATTAGAAAAATATAAAGATAAGATTCACCATTTTGTGACTACCCGTTCAGGGGGAGTTAGCCAACCTCCTTTTGATACTTTAAATCTAGGAAACATCATTCATGACAAACCTGAAGATGTCCTTCAAAACAGAGCTATAGTTAAAGAAAACCTTGTTTGCGATAGACTTTTCATTGCAGATCAAAAACATACTAATAAAATTTATTCTATCACTGAAAAGAATGTTGAAGCCTATAAAAAGCTACAAAATCCTTTTCCTGCATCAGATGGTATGCTTACCGATGTTAAAAATATTGGTCTATTAACTTTAGCCGCCGATTGTACACCAATCCTTTTCTTTGATCCTGTAAAAAATGTCATTGGTGCCGTCCATTCTGGATGGAAAGGCACTGCATTAAAAATCTTAACTGAAGCTATTCAGCAGATGGGTACTGATTTTAATTGTTCACCTCATACAATTATTATCTCTTTTGGCCCTTTCATAAAAAAAGAAACTTATGAAATTGGAATAGACGTTATCAATATATTTAAAGAGGCCTACCCTATAGATTATAATAGTATTATTTGTACCCACCCTAATCCACAAAAAGCTTATTTAGACATTGAAGCAGCTCAATTAAATCAATGTAAAACATGTGGTATTTTATCAAAAAACATTGAGTTTATGCCTTTCAATACTTTTACCGATAATCGGTTTTTCTCTGCTAGAGGAGATGGACCTGAACAGACTGGTAGGTTTGGAGGTGCAATAGTTTTGAAGTGA
- the hisA gene encoding 1-(5-phosphoribosyl)-5-[(5-phosphoribosylamino)methylideneamino]imidazole-4-carboxamide isomerase: MSHKIDIIPAIDLIDGKLVRLSQGDYAQKTVYAEDPLEVAKSFEGAGIKRLHLVDLDGAKVKHVVNYGVLDRIVSNTSLIVDFGGGIQSDEDLEKVFDHGAAMVTCGSIAVKEPEKFTSWIEKFGSDRMILAADAKDKMIAVSGWQEDSKLPLFDYLKDYTAKGITKVLCTDISKDGMMQGPNTELYREVMVEFPNIELIASGGVSKFDDLIALEEANIPSVVVGKAIYENTISIEDIYSHMSK; encoded by the coding sequence ATGTCACACAAAATAGACATTATTCCTGCTATCGATTTAATCGACGGTAAACTTGTACGCCTTTCTCAAGGTGATTACGCACAAAAAACAGTATATGCAGAAGATCCTTTAGAAGTAGCTAAAAGCTTTGAAGGTGCTGGTATTAAGCGTTTGCATTTGGTTGATTTAGATGGTGCTAAAGTGAAGCATGTCGTTAATTATGGTGTACTAGATAGAATTGTTTCTAATACTTCTTTAATTGTTGATTTTGGTGGAGGAATCCAATCTGATGAGGATTTAGAAAAAGTATTTGACCATGGAGCAGCTATGGTAACTTGTGGTAGTATTGCAGTTAAAGAGCCAGAAAAATTCACTTCTTGGATAGAAAAGTTTGGTAGTGATAGAATGATACTTGCTGCAGATGCAAAAGATAAAATGATTGCTGTAAGTGGGTGGCAGGAAGATTCTAAATTGCCTCTTTTTGATTACCTAAAAGATTATACTGCTAAAGGAATTACAAAAGTACTATGTACTGATATTTCTAAAGATGGTATGATGCAAGGCCCTAATACCGAACTTTACAGAGAGGTAATGGTTGAATTTCCTAACATTGAACTTATTGCAAGTGGTGGTGTTAGTAAATTTGACGACCTGATTGCTTTAGAAGAAGCTAATATCCCTTCTGTGGTGGTTGGTAAAGCAATCTATGAAAACACCATTTCAATAGAAGATATATATTCTCATATGTCTAAATAA
- the hisH gene encoding imidazole glycerol phosphate synthase subunit HisH, whose translation MKVAIIKYNAGNVQSVRYALQRLGIDPILTDNAEELMSADKVIFPGVGEAKSAMDYLKERNLDTLIKDLKQPTLGVCLGLQLMCNHSEERNTDCLGIFDTNVKKFESKTLKVPHMGWNNIHDLKTPLYKGLEDHDYVYYVHSYYAELCENTIAVTDYVNPYSASLHKDNFYAAQFHPEKSGEIGQKIIQNFLTNI comes from the coding sequence ATGAAAGTTGCCATAATAAAATACAATGCAGGAAACGTACAGTCGGTACGTTATGCTTTGCAACGCTTGGGAATTGATCCGATCTTGACAGACAACGCTGAGGAATTAATGAGTGCCGATAAGGTAATCTTCCCTGGGGTTGGTGAAGCAAAATCAGCAATGGATTACTTAAAAGAACGTAATCTAGATACGCTAATTAAAGATTTAAAACAGCCTACTTTAGGGGTTTGCTTGGGATTACAATTAATGTGTAATCATTCAGAAGAAAGAAATACTGATTGCTTAGGGATTTTTGATACGAATGTCAAAAAATTCGAAAGCAAAACTTTAAAAGTTCCTCATATGGGATGGAACAATATACATGATCTAAAAACACCTTTATACAAAGGCCTTGAAGATCACGATTACGTTTACTATGTACATAGTTACTATGCAGAACTTTGTGAAAACACTATTGCTGTAACAGACTATGTAAATCCTTATAGTGCATCGTTACATAAAGATAATTTTTATGCAGCTCAATTTCACCCTGAAAAAAGTGGAGAAATAGGTCAAAAAATTATTCAAAACTTTCTAACAAATATCTAA
- a CDS encoding alpha-amylase family glycosyl hydrolase has product MIKKYASFYILLSITFGLFFTSCSSHDKKEKEKVDKLLKISASTEKIEDHKIIIYQMMTRLFGNTTTTNKQWGTLKENGVGKFGDINDNALTSIKDLGATHVWYTGVIEHAVITDYRKYGIPLDDADVVKGRAGSPYAIKDYYDVNPDLANNVTNRVEEFEALIKRTHDNGLKVIVDFVPNHVARKYHSDKAPKGVEDLGKSDNTKVGFDPNNNFYYIPGKPFKVPSGYVPLGGDKFPTSDGKFKEVPAKVSGNGAVTDAPTVNDWFETVRLNYGVNHISGNGEKVFDVNGDVPSTWKKTLAILTYWTNKGVDGFRCDMSEMVPVEYWAWMIPQIKKINPNIRFIAEVYNPNEYKNYIFTGKFDYLYDKVGVYDSLRAVMEDRPGSSLSHLTNVWKGMDGFNNHMLRFLENHDEQRIASKEFSNNPLPGIPGMAVSAALGSGPVMVYFGQEVGEPAKGESGFSGDDGRSTIFDYWGIPEHQKWVNNHKYDGGQLSDAQRTLRKRYKSLLNAAKNSEAIRKGDLIDLQQFNRTNANYDVDKTYAFIRYSENERVLVIANFENKKVLSDVIIPTEVIKIINASEDSDVKARDLISGKTINLNMKKADQNGTPIELDAYDTYYLAF; this is encoded by the coding sequence ATGATTAAAAAATACGCCTCATTTTATATTCTATTATCCATCACTTTTGGTTTGTTTTTCACAAGCTGTTCTTCTCATGACAAAAAAGAAAAAGAAAAGGTGGATAAACTCTTAAAAATTTCAGCTTCAACAGAGAAAATTGAAGACCACAAAATCATTATCTACCAGATGATGACCCGTTTATTTGGTAATACTACTACAACAAATAAACAATGGGGAACGCTGAAAGAAAATGGTGTTGGTAAATTTGGTGACATCAATGATAATGCCCTTACTTCTATCAAAGATTTAGGCGCAACACACGTTTGGTATACAGGTGTTATTGAACATGCCGTTATTACAGATTACAGAAAATATGGTATTCCTTTAGACGATGCCGACGTTGTAAAAGGTAGAGCAGGTTCTCCTTATGCTATAAAAGATTACTATGATGTAAACCCTGATTTAGCCAACAATGTAACTAACCGTGTAGAAGAGTTTGAAGCATTAATAAAAAGAACACATGACAATGGCTTAAAAGTAATTGTTGATTTTGTTCCAAATCATGTTGCACGTAAATACCACTCTGATAAAGCACCAAAAGGAGTTGAAGATTTAGGAAAATCAGACAATACAAAAGTTGGGTTTGATCCGAATAACAATTTCTACTATATACCAGGTAAGCCTTTTAAAGTTCCTAGTGGTTATGTTCCTTTAGGTGGTGATAAATTCCCTACATCAGACGGAAAATTTAAAGAAGTTCCTGCTAAGGTTTCTGGAAATGGTGCTGTTACAGATGCCCCTACTGTAAATGATTGGTTTGAAACAGTGCGTTTAAATTATGGTGTAAATCATATTTCTGGAAATGGTGAAAAAGTATTTGATGTAAACGGTGATGTTCCTTCTACATGGAAAAAAACATTAGCTATTCTTACTTATTGGACTAATAAAGGAGTAGATGGTTTCCGTTGTGATATGTCTGAAATGGTTCCTGTTGAATATTGGGCATGGATGATTCCTCAAATCAAAAAAATTAATCCTAACATTCGTTTCATTGCAGAAGTGTACAACCCTAACGAATATAAAAATTACATCTTCACAGGTAAATTTGATTATTTATACGACAAAGTAGGTGTTTACGATTCGTTAAGAGCGGTAATGGAAGATAGACCTGGTTCATCACTTTCTCACTTAACAAATGTCTGGAAAGGTATGGATGGTTTCAATAACCACATGTTACGTTTCTTAGAAAACCATGATGAACAAAGAATTGCATCTAAAGAATTTTCTAACAATCCACTTCCAGGTATTCCAGGTATGGCTGTTAGTGCTGCTTTAGGTAGCGGACCGGTAATGGTCTATTTTGGTCAAGAAGTTGGAGAACCTGCTAAAGGAGAATCCGGTTTTAGTGGAGATGATGGGAGGTCTACAATTTTTGATTATTGGGGTATTCCTGAACATCAAAAATGGGTAAACAACCATAAATATGATGGAGGACAACTATCAGATGCTCAACGCACACTAAGAAAACGATACAAGAGTTTATTAAATGCTGCAAAAAATAGTGAGGCTATCCGTAAAGGTGACCTAATTGATTTGCAACAATTTAATAGAACAAACGCAAATTATGACGTTGATAAGACCTATGCTTTTATTAGATATTCTGAAAATGAGAGAGTCTTAGTAATTGCAAATTTTGAAAATAAGAAGGTACTTAGTGATGTCATTATCCCAACAGAAGTAATTAAAATAATAAATGCTTCTGAAGATTCTGATGTGAAAGCCAGAGATCTAATTTCAGGCAAAACAATTAATCTAAATATGAAAAAAGCAGATCAGAACGGTACTCCTATCGAACTTGACGCGTATGATACCTACTATTTAGCTTTCTAG